ACCTGGACTGCCCGTCCTTCATTCGCGCCACCGCCAGCGGGCGCGACGCTCTGGTGCTGGCCCTGGAGTCCGTAGGCCTGCGTGCCGGCGACGAGATCGTGGTTCCCGCCTACACGCTGGGCGAGTTAATCTCCATGCTTCAGGCGCGGGGGTATGTTCCCGTCGCGGCCGACATCGAGGGCGATTCGTTCAACATGGCTATCGACAGCGTCGAGCGGCATATCGGCCCGCGCACTCGCGCCATCCTGGCGTTGCATCTGCACGGCGCACCGTGCGAAATCGCCCCGCTGTGCGAGCTGGCGGCGCGGCATGGGCTGAGCGTGGTTGAGGATTGCGCCCATGCGCTGGGGGCCTCTGTCGCCGGTCAAAAAGTTGGAACCTTCGGCGATGCGGCTTTCTTCAGCATGGAAAGCAACAAGTCCGTGCCGACCTACGGCGGGGGCGTCCTGGTCGTCAAAGACCCCGCCAAAGCCCAGGCGGCTGCGGAGACCATTGCCGCCAGAGCGGTTCGCCGCTGGCCGCTGATGAAGAAGGCGATGCGCTATTGGATTGAAGAGGCGGTGGTTCGCGGGCCGCTGTTTGGATTGGCAGCGCGAATCGCGTTTTCGCCGGCCTTGTCCGGACTGTTCGAGCGGCGTTACCGCCGCGGGCGCGACAGTCTGCGGTCTGCGGTGGCGGCCTATACTGATTTTCAGGCCCGCCTGGGCATCCAGGCTTTGGCTGCGCTGGATGATCGTAATGCCCGCCTCAACTCGATGTGGGAACGCCTGGCCGAGGCTCTGCCCGACGAGCTGCGCCCTCAGCAGCGGGGAAAGGCGGGCGAACCGGCGTTCTACAATTTCACCGCCGTCAGCGAAAAGGCCGCTCCCCTGGAGCTGCGCCGCCGCCTGCTGCGCGGGGGCGTGGACATCGGAATCGGCTCGGAGGTCATGGACGACTGCGCGGGCATGCTGGGGGCGTCGGACTGCCCTGTTGCCGCGGAGATCTTCGCCAAAGCGTGCGTGCTGCCGCTGCATGAGGGCCTGAACGATCGCCGGATGGAAAGAATGATCGCCGTGCTGCAGCGGGTCGTGGATTAAGGACAGCACGTCAACGCGGTGGGGAGTCGTCGTCCCAGTAGAAGTTGCAGCAGCCTCGCGTCCGGGGTCCTTTGTCTTTCTCGTCAAAGGGATACAGGCGGCAGAGTTCGGGGAGGTTGTCCCACTTGCGGCAGCGTGTCCTGTCGGCCGGGTCCGTGCAGCGCCGGAAGAACAGCTTGTGCCACAGGTAGATGTTGCAACATCCATGGGCGCCGCAGGTGCCTTTGCGGGCCTCAACCATGCGAAGGACGTGAGACCGCCTGAAGATGAGGTAGAAGCAGCGCCGGGCGAAGACCCAGACGTTCCAGATCTCCACGCCGATCTCGCTGGAAAAATTGGCGCCTTTCTTCATCCAAGCACCTTCACCTGGCGGCAGGCTCTGAAAGACCACCCGCTAGTTTACCATCATGCGCCTCTATACGAAAGTAGAACGGTTGGAGAACGGTCCTTGGCCCTTGAGTCAGAGCGTGCTGATGTGTCATAATATCCCATCGCCGGTCTGCTGAAAGAGTTCTTGATGACATCTGTGATTGACTCCAACCCACTGACAGATAGCCCTGGGCGTCCCTGCCACGAGTACTGCCGGGCGTCCGTGAAAGCGTGGTTTGTCGTGATGCTTGTGGTTTGCTCAGCGATGCTGGCGCCTTCGATGGCCGGGATCACGAGGATGTACCACGAAGACAACGTCGTCTATTCGATACCTCAACTGACGGCCGTGGCTCGTTATGTTCAAAAGGGGCAATTTCCCCTCTGGGATTCACAGACGTTTGCCGGCGGTCTGCCCCACTACTCCAATGATGAATTGCCCACCTATTATCCGGTCATGCTGCCATTCTTTCTGGCGGTTGACACTGAAGATGTAGCCCAGTGCGGGTTCGTGTTGTTCGTCCTGCCATTCTGTCTGCACATTTTATGGGCGGCTGCAGGAGCCTTTTTCTTCGCCCGTTGGGTGCTGCGTCTTCATCCGGCAGCGTGCGTCGTTGTCGCGGTGATTTACGCGTTTGGTCCGGACATGGCCAGCAGCACGTTCCTGGCGCCCATTGCGTACACCTTCAGCTATCTGCCCTGGATGATGCTTGCTGCGTCGAAACTGGTCGACTCGCCGTCGATCAAGTGGTGGATCATCGGCATCGGACTGACGTCGCTGATGATGTCTACCGGGGAAATCAACTTTGCTTCCAGAATTTGCTTCATCACCTTTGCCGCGGCGGCAGCCCATGCGTGTTTTGCCAGGATCGGGCGACGGGCAATCCTGTCGATGGCGGCCGTGGCGAGCATGTTTCTGCTGGCCGGCGGTCTGACCGCGGTGATGTGGCTGGGCGTTTTGGACGGGATCCGGTGGTTCAACCAGGGCCTGGGCGTTCAACTGGTCACTGAGCAAGGGCGCGTCGCCGTGCCTCCGGCGGCACTGGTGACGATGTTTGTGCCACATTTCCTGGGCACCCTCGATGGCAGTCACGGCTGGGGCGTGGGCGTGGGGGGCAATATGTGCAGTTGGTCGTTCCTGACTGGCGGAATGTTCACCCTCTTCGCGGCGTCGGCTGCAGTCGCCGTACGGGTGCTTCGATGGAAGCAGAAGAAAGACCCAACCGCCGCTTGGACCTGGGTGGCGGCGAGCTTGTTGCTATTGACTATCATCATCATCATGGGCACGCACACGCCGCTGTTCAAGCCGCTAAGCTTCGTCATGCCCTGGCTCAAGATCCCGCGCGAGGTGTACTACCGCTTCGGCGAAACATGGTTTGTGGCCGTCCTGGCGGGCATCGGCCTTTCGCACCTCTTGATGCGCCCCAGTGCACGCGAGTGGCGGGCGACAAAATGGATCGCCGCCGCTTGTGTCACGGTCGCTGGCGCCTTGGCGGCCACGGCAATGCTGCTGCCTGTCGCCGGTCCGGCGGGGACGGGCGCTGCCTACAAGATGTTGAGCCATTTTCAGCAGTGGGATTGGTTTCTCTTCGGACCCGTCCTGTACTTGGCGGTCGCCTCCATCGCCTTGGTAGTTCTGACCGTGGCGATGCGATCCAAGGCCTTGGGATGGCTGTTGGCCGCGGGCGTGCTGGCTGAGGCCGCCGTGTTCGGCTTTATCTTCCTGAATGAGCCGGTCTTCAGCCCCCGTGCCCGAGAGGAAACGGATGCGTATGCCGCCGTCTACAAGCGGCGCTACCGCCGGCTGGCGGACCATCCGTACTATCAAGCCGTTCCCGCGCTTCGCGAGTTGACGGCCGGCAAGAACGTACGGGTGGTCGGCACGTACTCCGACATCGACAATCTGGCCTGGGCGGCCGGCGGGTATGCGCTGCTTGGCTTTGACAGCAAGCCGCTCATGCCCCGCATGCACCGGATCAGTTCGGTCTTCACGCAGGGCGAACCGTACGTGATGACGCTTTCGGTCCCGCCCCAGCAGTGCCTGGCGCTCTGGAGCAACATGAACGCGGCGTACCTGGTGGCGTACAACTCGCAGGGCCTGCGTTCCAGCGGCGACCTGATCAAGACCGACTTCCTGTCGATCCTGAAATTGCCCGAGCCCATTCCATACGTCTACACGCAGAACCGCGTCCAGGAACTGGAGGAGAGGGACCAGTTCCAAGCCATCTGCAGAAGCGATCTGCGGCGGTTCGTCGCCGTTGAGCCTGGCCAGGCCGCCGTCCTTAAGGGGAAGGTGGATCTGACGCGCGTTCCCTGGGGCGGCTACATTGAGGCCTTCGACGCGCTGCAGAGCGCAAATCGTATCACGGCCTTGGACCGGTCCAACGCCAACCGCCTGAGCCTTAACATCGACGTGACGGTTCCGGCCATGCTCGTGATTAACGAGTGCCACCACAGCGGATGGTCCGCCCGCGTCAACGGCAGGACGGCGCCGCTGCTCCAGGTGAACTATCTCCAGCAGGGGCTCTGGTTGACCAGCGGGCAATCACACGTGGAGCTGGAGTTTTTCCCCGCCGCGGTCAAGCGCGGGCTGATGGTCAGCGTCGCTTCGGGATTGGTGGTCATACTTTCAGCCGGTGTGGCGATGGGGCTGCGTCGCCGGCGAAGGCGGGTCACCCATGGCTGATGCCAATACGCTGTCGGTCTTCGTGACGGCATTGAACGAGCAGGCCAATCTCGAAATGGCCGTCGCCGTGGTCGTTGCCGCGGCGGAGCAGGGCTTTGACGACTATGAGATATTTGTCTTCAACGACGGCAGCACGGACCGCACCGGCGAGATTGCCGATGCCTTGGCCGCGGGCAATCCCAGGGTGGCGGCGATTCATCACCGGCGGCCAATGAACGTCGGCGGCTGCATTCGCGAGGGCCTGGCCCGCGCTCGGATGCACTGGTCGATCCAGGTCGACGGCAAAGGCGCCACCACGCGCGAGGCGCTGGACCGAATCTTCGCCCTGCGAAGGCAGGCCGACCTGGTGATCCCGTACACGCTTAACACCGATCAGCGCCACCGCATGCGGCGGATCATCTCCCGCACGTACTTGATGCTGGTCAACACGCTGTTTGGCCTGAAGATGCACTACTACGGCACGGGCGCTCTGATGTTGACAGCCCTGGCGCAGCAGTTCACCATCCGCACCAGCAGCTACGCTTTCAACGCCGAGATGATCATCAAGATGGTCCGTAACGGCTGCAGCTACGTGGAGGTCGGCATTGAAGACCGCTTCGACAACACCGGCCGTCGCAGCAAGGCCTTCAGTTGGCGCAACATCAAAGGCGTATGTGCCTTTGTGGGCCGGACCTTCTGGGACGTGTACGTCGCCCGCGACTATCGCCGCCGCACCAACGAGGCGCCGCCGGCCGCGGCTCAGGAATAATCCTCCAGCGTGCCCTCACGCACCAGGTCGAGGGTGACGCAGTGGGGCCCGCCGCCGAGGGGGCGCATGTGGCGAAGCTGGATCGGCAGCGATTCGATCCCGTACCGGGCCAGTTCGCGCATCAGGTTGGTCTGGCTCTTCTCGATAGCCACCAGGTCCGGCCGCAGGCTCAGCAGGTTCATCGCGATCCACTTGGAGGCCCCGCGCCACAGAGGGTCTTCGGCGATGGGGTTGGGCTGGGGACAGTAGATCTTGTCCCACTTGGCAAAGACCTTGGGCACGTTGCTCTCGTTGACGCGGTCCGGGCACAGCAGCACCAGTCCCGGCCGCAAGGGCAGCACCGTCGAATCGACGTGCACGAAGGAGTAGATGCCCTCGGCGGGGTGCACGCGGTAGTCGCTGCCGAGGTGGTCCTGCAGCCATCTCGCGCCGGCGTGATTGCCGGTGTTCGAGATCAGCATCAGCACGTCGCGCCCCATCTTGAGGCAGTTGGCCGCGTCGAAGACCGGCTCGTCGTTGCGCAGCGTCGGGCGCCCCAGCACGCTGCGATCGTACAGGTTGTCAAGCAGCCGCGGGCGCGGGGCCTGGACGGTGGTAAACAGGTGGCGGTAGATACGGGCCTCGTCCTGGCGATGGCGCAGCGCCATCGGCGTCTCGATCGCTTGCGTGCCGATGGTCAGGATCGTGTCGCGAGGGCAATACGCATAGCAGCCGTCGACGCACCAGTCGGCGGTCTGGTAGCGACGAGTGAAATCCGCTGCGCCAGGCCGATGCACGCGGATACCCATCTGCGTCAGGACGCGGGCGAACTCGTCGAGGTCTTCGTTGCTTTCGTCGATGATGTGCCGCGGGTATGGGCCTGTCAGTGCCTGGGCGAACTGCTCGCCCGTGGCGTCGCCGTAGCAGACGCTGTGAAGCGACTCGTCCTTGATGGTGGGCACCTGCGCCCCGGTGGCCGTGCCGACCACCACTTCCCGCAGTGGGTGCCATTCAGTGTATGTGTTGATCGAAATCATCCGGTTCTCTCGTCAGGATCCGCCATGCTCATCGTCCAATTCGCAACACGTTCATGATTGCCCCCGGCGACAGCGACAGCACATAGTTCAGTTCCACCAGCGGCGCGCACCAGCACCGGTTGCAGTGGACCTTCTGGCGCCGGACGGCCGCCAGCCGCTCCGCCAGCGGCGCCTCGCGCTGCTGTGTGCCGCCCTGGCAGGCGTCCTCGAACAGAGCGCAGGCCACGATGCCTCCGTCGGGCTGGATCGAGCAGATCACCCTGCCGGCGAAACAGGCAATTGCCGACGCCTCCGGCCACCGCGCCAGGTACCGCAGCCCCTTGACCGAGTTCGTGATGGCCGCCCCATGGCCCTTGAGCTCGATAAGGTGTTCCATGACACGGCGGTACTGCTGCACCTGCAGGGCGACGGGGTTGGGTTGGCGACCGAGGTTGATCCAGGTGGTGGCGGGCTGGAACATGATGCTGACACCGGCGCGGCCGGCGATTCCTAGCAGTTCGTCGACCGAATTGATATTGTGCTGATTCAACGTACAGACCGCGCTGGCGGCGATGCCGGCCCCGCGGCAGGCGTCGAAGGCATTCAGCGCTTTGGCGAAGGTGCCCCTGCCGCGCACGGCGTCGTGAACGCCCTCCGGGCCGTCCAGACTGATCGAGACCATGTCCAGCCCGCGCAGTTCGTCCAGGCGACTGGGCACCAGGATGCCGTTGGTACTCAGCCGGACGTAGAGCCCCTTGCCTTTGGCTCGACCGATCAGCCGGCCGAGGTCTTGGCGCAGCAGCGGTTCGCCGCCGCTGAAGGTCACCCATCGCATGCCCAAGGCCGTCAGATCGTCCAGCAGCGTCAGCGCAGCGGTCGTGTCTAGTTCCTCGCCGGCCAGGCTGGCCGACGCGCAGTACGCGCAGCGGCAGTTGCAGCGGAACGTCACGTTCCAACTGGCGATCAGCGGGACGCACACGCCGCGCAGGTTCGCCTTGGCGATCGACGCCAGAACCGTCCATCCGTCCGACACAGTCTGCAATCGCCGCAGCGGTTTCATCAGGAGGATTCCTCCTGTCGGGCGAGCGAATCTGCCGCTGTGGCTTGTGGGTCGTTGCGGCTGGCCAGGTACAGGCGGCAGCCGCCCAGGAACGACGCGATGCCGCCGATGCCGTAGGCGATGGGGAAGCCCCACATGGCCACCGCAGCCCCCAGCGAATCCAGCCACGGCGCCTTGGCGAGCTTGCGATCGATCAGAAAGACGATCAACTGCAGGCCCTGCAGCATCGCCAGCAGGCCCACCAGCCCCAAGCCCGCCAGCACCGCCTGGGCGATCACGAACAGCGACGGGATCCATACCAGCACCGCCCCCGCGCGGTTGAACGTGCCGCGTTGCTTCAGGGACAGCCCTTCGTTAAACCACTGCATCCAGAAATGCACCAGGTCGCGGCGGTGATGATAGACCACGACGGCCGGATCGCGCAGGATCGTCATCCCCGCGGCCACGATGGCATTGCTCAGGGCGACGTCTTCGCTGGTTCGCAGCGACTCGTCGAACCCGCCCAACCGCTCCAGGACGTCGCGCCGGACGACCAGATTGCACGTCGAAGCGTTCTGCACCAGCTCGGCGGTGCGGTGCGGATCGTAATTGCCGCTGACCTGCGGACCCATGATCAGCGGGCTGGCCATCGCCCAGCCGCAGATCCGCCGCAGCCACGGTTCTTGCGGCGGCGTCAGTGCCGGTCCGGTCACTGCCGCCAGCGACGCGTCGGACTGTTCCAGGCGCTGGCGGGCCTGGACGAGCCAGTCTTCCTGAGGGAAGGCGTCGGAGTCGACATAGGCGATGAAGCGGCACTGCTGCGGGGCGGCGGCTGCCCCGACGTTGCGCTTGTGGGATATCCCGCCGGCATCAACGACCTGCGTCCCGTACTGCTCGTAGGCGGGCACGAACTCGTCGCCGACGAGGATCAGCGGCCAGGGCCCGCCGCGCAGATTGGCGATCGCCTCGAGACACTGGTCGACGTAGGCGCTGCGCCTCTGGAAGATGACGACCACGGCGATGTGTCCCGCGCAGGCGGCCATCAGCGCTTCCCCCCGCCCAGGACTCCGCGCAACCACAGCGTGATATTCCCCGGCATGGTGAAGGCGCTGTGCTGCATGAAGCAGGAATGATCGCAGGAGCAACCGCGGCTGGCGATTGTCCTGCATTGGGCGAGAGCACGTGCGGAGTTCAGCACATCGTCCAGCGCCGCCGGCGGGTCCGTCAGCGAGCCGATGGGCTCGAGCATCTCGCAGGCGTGGACCTGGCCCAGCGCGTTAATATACAGCGAACCCCGTCCGGCCGAGCACGCCCACTGACGCGGCAGACCGCGATGGTGGCGAAGGGCCTGGCGATAGTACCAGCCCCAGAACATGCTGTTCAGGCGGCCGACGATGCCCAGGCGGTATCCCTTGCGGCGCCGGCCCGATCGCGCCAGGTGGGCGCCTTCGCGGCTTAAGAAGTCCACCGCGTCTACGGCGGTCTCGCCGGCGGGCACCGAGCGAGCCAGGCTCAAGCTGTGCCCTTCGGCGAGGGGCCAATGCTGCTCGACCCACTCCTGCACGTCGCGATAAGACGCGGCGTTGTATGAGCTGATGCACGTATTGGCGCTGATGTGCAGGCGCGGATGCTGCCCCTTGAGTGCGGCCAGGGCGTCGTAGGTGCGGCACAGGGCCTCGAAATTGCCCTCGACGCCGCGGATCTCGTCATGGCGCTGGGCGATGGCATCGATGGACAAGCCCACGGCCAGCTCGCCGCGGAACGTCTGAAGAATCTCCCGCGTCCGGGTAACGATCGTGTTGGTCGCCAGGCCATTGGTGGGCACGCTGACGATGCGCACGCTCGTACGGGCAGCGAAGGCATCGATCATCTCAACCAACTGCGGATGCAGGAACGGTTCGCCGCCGCTGAGTTCCAGCACCAGCAGGTTCGGCAAGGCCTCGGCAATGCGCTCGATGGCTTCCAGCGACAGGACGGCCCCGCGGGTGTTGAGCTTGTCGCGATTGTAGCAGGTCCGGCAGCGGGAGTTGCACTGCAGGGTCGGCTCGAGAATCAGCAGGGTGCGAACAGGTCGGCCTGCCAAGGTATGTATCCAAGACTTGAACACTGTGGCTGCCAGATTTGTGCGCACGGGATGGGCCTTGCTGTCGGGGGGCACTTCGTCCGAACCGGGAAGCATGATGTCCTTGCGCATGTGACTATCTTACCAGTTTCCGGCGTATTGCCTTGGCTGAATTGCCGAGCAAAATTGCCATTGTGAGCGCATAGCTAATGTCGATAATAGTACGTTAAAGGCGATCGTGACTGTTATGTCAGAGCGTGCCGATCCCTGTGTGTCAGTAGTACTGCCCACGTATAAAGAGGCAGAGAATTTGACCACCCTTGTTGACCGCATTGCCGCGACCCTGGTGGCCTGCAACGTGACGTATGAAATTATTGTCGTTGATGACGATAGTGACGACGGCACCGAAGCGATCATGCAGAGACTTGCCCAGAGGGGTGCTCCTATCTCTTTGATCCTGCGAAGAGGAGTACGCGACCTGAGCACGGCCGTGGTGAGCGGTTTCTCGCAGGCGACTGGGCAGGTGCTGGTATGCATGGATGCAGATCTCAGCCACCCTCCAGAGGCCTTGCGTGACATTGTGCGGGCTATGACGACTTCGCACGCCGATTGCTGTATCGCCAGCCGGTATACCAAGGGAGGCAGCGCCGGAGAAGGCTGGGCCTGGCACCGATACCTGAATAGCTGGGCCGGAATCGCCGCCGCCCGGATATGGACATCCGTGTCCGATCCGATGTCAGGGTATTTTGCTGTGACACGAAGCGCCTTGGACAGTGCGAGACCGCTTAATCCCATTGGATTCAAAATCCTTCTTGAGTTGCTGGTAAAATGCCCTCTAAAGAACATCCACGAAGTTCCGATCCTTTTTGCCCCCAGGGCGAGCGGACGGAGCAAGTTAAATCTGCGCCAGAAGTGGAACTTCCTACGGCACCTGTTTCGGCTGGTCTGCTTTACGCTTGGCAGTAGTCCCAGAGGCTGAGATGTCTGGACACATTATCTCTGACGGCGTTGCGGTTTTCGCGGGTATCGTGCGCGCCGCGATCTTCCGAAAGCGCTTTCCTTTGGCGGTGGTGTGGAACATCACCTATCGCTGCAACTGCTCGTGCCGTTACTGCGGGACCAGCGAAATGCCGGCGGAGGAATTGGTAACGCCCCAGGCCTTGAGCCTCATGGATGATCTTGCGGAGATGGGTACGCGGTGGTTGACCTTTAGCGGCGGAGATCCGTTCATGCGGGTGGATCTGGGGCAACTCGTCCGGCGCGCAAGGCACCACAAGATGCACCTGAGGATCAGCACCAATGGGATTCTGCTGCCCGATCGCATCTCGGAAGTTCAGTCGGCCGACGCTG
This Planctomycetaceae bacterium DNA region includes the following protein-coding sequences:
- a CDS encoding radical SAM protein; translated protein: MAGRPVRTLLILEPTLQCNSRCRTCYNRDKLNTRGAVLSLEAIERIAEALPNLLVLELSGGEPFLHPQLVEMIDAFAARTSVRIVSVPTNGLATNTIVTRTREILQTFRGELAVGLSIDAIAQRHDEIRGVEGNFEALCRTYDALAALKGQHPRLHISANTCISSYNAASYRDVQEWVEQHWPLAEGHSLSLARSVPAGETAVDAVDFLSREGAHLARSGRRRKGYRLGIVGRLNSMFWGWYYRQALRHHRGLPRQWACSAGRGSLYINALGQVHACEMLEPIGSLTDPPAALDDVLNSARALAQCRTIASRGCSCDHSCFMQHSAFTMPGNITLWLRGVLGGGKR
- a CDS encoding radical SAM protein; amino-acid sequence: MKPLRRLQTVSDGWTVLASIAKANLRGVCVPLIASWNVTFRCNCRCAYCASASLAGEELDTTAALTLLDDLTALGMRWVTFSGGEPLLRQDLGRLIGRAKGKGLYVRLSTNGILVPSRLDELRGLDMVSISLDGPEGVHDAVRGRGTFAKALNAFDACRGAGIAASAVCTLNQHNINSVDELLGIAGRAGVSIMFQPATTWINLGRQPNPVALQVQQYRRVMEHLIELKGHGAAITNSVKGLRYLARWPEASAIACFAGRVICSIQPDGGIVACALFEDACQGGTQQREAPLAERLAAVRRQKVHCNRCWCAPLVELNYVLSLSPGAIMNVLRIGR
- a CDS encoding DegT/DnrJ/EryC1/StrS family aminotransferase, with amino-acid sequence MIPRRRLGIHLRDVREAMHGLRRGSAPAGNDVKAFEEALGRYLDCPSFIRATASGRDALVLALESVGLRAGDEIVVPAYTLGELISMLQARGYVPVAADIEGDSFNMAIDSVERHIGPRTRAILALHLHGAPCEIAPLCELAARHGLSVVEDCAHALGASVAGQKVGTFGDAAFFSMESNKSVPTYGGGVLVVKDPAKAQAAAETIAARAVRRWPLMKKAMRYWIEEAVVRGPLFGLAARIAFSPALSGLFERRYRRGRDSLRSAVAAYTDFQARLGIQALAALDDRNARLNSMWERLAEALPDELRPQQRGKAGEPAFYNFTAVSEKAAPLELRRRLLRGGVDIGIGSEVMDDCAGMLGASDCPVAAEIFAKACVLPLHEGLNDRRMERMIAVLQRVVD
- a CDS encoding inosamine-phosphate amidinotransferase 1; protein product: MISINTYTEWHPLREVVVGTATGAQVPTIKDESLHSVCYGDATGEQFAQALTGPYPRHIIDESNEDLDEFARVLTQMGIRVHRPGAADFTRRYQTADWCVDGCYAYCPRDTILTIGTQAIETPMALRHRQDEARIYRHLFTTVQAPRPRLLDNLYDRSVLGRPTLRNDEPVFDAANCLKMGRDVLMLISNTGNHAGARWLQDHLGSDYRVHPAEGIYSFVHVDSTVLPLRPGLVLLCPDRVNESNVPKVFAKWDKIYCPQPNPIAEDPLWRGASKWIAMNLLSLRPDLVAIEKSQTNLMRELARYGIESLPIQLRHMRPLGGGPHCVTLDLVREGTLEDYS
- a CDS encoding glycosyltransferase, producing the protein MAACAGHIAVVVIFQRRSAYVDQCLEAIANLRGGPWPLILVGDEFVPAYEQYGTQVVDAGGISHKRNVGAAAAPQQCRFIAYVDSDAFPQEDWLVQARQRLEQSDASLAAVTGPALTPPQEPWLRRICGWAMASPLIMGPQVSGNYDPHRTAELVQNASTCNLVVRRDVLERLGGFDESLRTSEDVALSNAIVAAGMTILRDPAVVVYHHRRDLVHFWMQWFNEGLSLKQRGTFNRAGAVLVWIPSLFVIAQAVLAGLGLVGLLAMLQGLQLIVFLIDRKLAKAPWLDSLGAAVAMWGFPIAYGIGGIASFLGGCRLYLASRNDPQATAADSLARQEESS
- a CDS encoding polyprenol monophosphomannose synthase yields the protein MSERADPCVSVVLPTYKEAENLTTLVDRIAATLVACNVTYEIIVVDDDSDDGTEAIMQRLAQRGAPISLILRRGVRDLSTAVVSGFSQATGQVLVCMDADLSHPPEALRDIVRAMTTSHADCCIASRYTKGGSAGEGWAWHRYLNSWAGIAAARIWTSVSDPMSGYFAVTRSALDSARPLNPIGFKILLELLVKCPLKNIHEVPILFAPRASGRSKLNLRQKWNFLRHLFRLVCFTLGSSPRG
- a CDS encoding glycosyltransferase family 2 protein — its product is MADANTLSVFVTALNEQANLEMAVAVVVAAAEQGFDDYEIFVFNDGSTDRTGEIADALAAGNPRVAAIHHRRPMNVGGCIREGLARARMHWSIQVDGKGATTREALDRIFALRRQADLVIPYTLNTDQRHRMRRIISRTYLMLVNTLFGLKMHYYGTGALMLTALAQQFTIRTSSYAFNAEMIIKMVRNGCSYVEVGIEDRFDNTGRRSKAFSWRNIKGVCAFVGRTFWDVYVARDYRRRTNEAPPAAAQE